The DNA region GCGCCGCTCGCTACTGGAGACGGTGTGGCCCTCGTTCCGAGAGTCCGGCTACGACGTCCGCTTCGCGCGGACGAACGACGGGCTCGACGTGCTCGTCGCCGAGCCGATTTCGGTCGGCGTCGACGGCGTTCCGTGGAAGAACCTGCTCTTACTGGTCGCGACGGTCGCCTCGACGCTGTTCGTCGGCGCGTACGCGTGGTACTACATCCCTGTGAGCCAGATTCAGGAGAACCCGCTCGTCGCGCTCGAAGCGTGGCCGTTCACCGCCGCGGTTCTCGGCGTGCTCTGCGCACACGAACTCGGCCACTACGTGATGGGCCGGTACCACGGTGTCGACGTGTCGCTGCCGTACCTCATCCCCTTCATCTTCCCGTTCGGCACGATGGGGGCCATCATCCGGATGCGAGGGCAGATGCCCGACCGGAAGGCGCTTTTCGACATCGGCGTCGCGGGCCCGTTGGCGGGGCTGGCGGCGACGGTGGTCGTCACCGCCATCGGCCTCTCGCTCGACCCGATTACGATACCCGAGCGCGTGTTCGTCCGCAGCAGCGAGGTCATCCAGTTCAACAACCCGCTGCTTTTGGACCTCATCGCGACGCTTCTCGGCCAACCGAGCGACTACAGCTACCCGCAGACGGTCAATCCGGTCATCATCGGCGGGTGGGTCGGGATGTTCTTCACCGTACTGAACCTGCTCCCGGTCGGACAGCTCGACGGCGGACACATGGTCCGCGCGATGCTCGGCCGTAGACAGGAGACGGTGGCGACGCTCGTTCCCCTCGGGCTGTTCGGCCTCGCGGGCTACCTCTACTACGTCCGCGAACTCGGCCTTCAGGAGTCCGTCGGTCTGTGGGCGTTCTGGGGTCTGTTCTCGATGTTCATCGCTATCAA from Haloprofundus halobius includes:
- a CDS encoding site-2 protease family protein, whose product is MDEADPPPYGPATAPADGPSLEQLSSVFYVREVRTDDDRLLYYGESLVSRRSLLETVWPSFRESGYDVRFARTNDGLDVLVAEPISVGVDGVPWKNLLLLVATVASTLFVGAYAWYYIPVSQIQENPLVALEAWPFTAAVLGVLCAHELGHYVMGRYHGVDVSLPYLIPFIFPFGTMGAIIRMRGQMPDRKALFDIGVAGPLAGLAATVVVTAIGLSLDPITIPERVFVRSSEVIQFNNPLLLDLIATLLGQPSDYSYPQTVNPVIIGGWVGMFFTVLNLLPVGQLDGGHMVRAMLGRRQETVATLVPLGLFGLAGYLYYVRELGLQESVGLWAFWGLFSMFIAINGPAHPIDESGIGWKRQLVGVFTFALGLLCFMLVPIQLISA